The Anopheles maculipalpis chromosome 3RL, idAnoMacuDA_375_x, whole genome shotgun sequence genomic sequence CGATGTGCCACCGTGCCTTTAAAAATAGATTATCAATCTTTGGAAGCGTATTAGCTAGAGATAAGTAGCGGTGGCATTTATCAGGAGAGGTGATGAGAAAATTTGTTCGCGCGCTTACATGGTGCGAGCATTAAGTCGCCAGACGATCCGGGTGATTAACTTCTCCAGATGCTTTGCCACagagagttttccatcaatCGAATGCTAATTAGAAAAGCGGGAGCTTAATAGAAATTTATGAATAATTCCTTGCATCAACTAAACTTTAAAAAACCCGTAAAACTATCtattgaagaacaaaaacaaaaaaatttaactacACATAATATCTTATTGTCTTAAATGCAAGGCATTTAAGTCgtgcaattttaaagattttttttgctctccttttgcagttttattCATTCCTTGATTCGGCGCTCCAAATCCGTCCTTGAAAATTTGAACGCTACGGTTCCAACAAGGGAACTACCGCATGATGAATTTGTatagtgaaacaaaaactgctcAAACTGCACGACACAATAGTATGACCAATTTTGAGAATCACCATTTACAAACTTCATGGTGCGCGTAACAATTGAACGATTATTTACCGTCCACGATTGGTGCTGAtgcggagaaaaaaaagtattactCGACCAGCGATAATGACGACCGCAGACCGAGTGCTTGCCATGCCATGACGCACTCAGACGCTCAGAACAAAACAGAATTCTTTCTTgcgttatttttttcgctccttTCTGTATGAGCGCGCAAATTTCGTATTAATCTCGCTATTAGCAACGAGATAGCGAGTAGTGACCTTCCACTGTAAAGGAAGCTTGAGAGAAATGGGAAGGGAGCATCTGGCCACCAGCAACCTACCCCGGATGGTCAACAGATTATTACGAAAGAATCGATAATAAGTACGAGTTTCAGCGCTAGTGAGATGAGTAAGGAAAGATTTAATGTGCCGGGAGCATTACATGATCGGAGCTGCACACTTGAAATCATACACGTGACGTCAATGGCCGACGGGTAGGAATTCAACGTCAGCGACGAACATATGTGGTCATTGCAGTAAGCTCAATGAGCACTGCAGTGCATAGAAAACATTTCCAAACCAAGCGCTGAAAGCGATAGATGCTAACTTACCACGCTTTACTCTTTAAAATGATTCATCTTTTTTCCAGTAGGAGCATCCTCAACAACAAGCTGCGCCACACGTCGCACGCTATCACTAAATAAACATGCCGATGGGCTTAGAACGGACCTAGGAAATGGGGTTATTATGACGCTTTTTCTTCGCGGTTCGGGCAAATCCTCGCTAGGCAGCGTATCGCAACGGTTCACAATTCACTGCAAGATTAGTGCCTTGACATCGTTCACCACTTATTATAGCATTCAAAATGTACATCGTGTGACACTACGGGAAAAAGAattttgtgacatttttaGGCCAGAATAGTGTGCGCCGATCATTCGATGCGGACCTTTCCTCTGTGGTGATCGACTGCAGACTACCTAACTACTATACAACTATATtgataagtctagtaagcaaatagatggccggcatgaccttggTGGTGGGGGCGGCCACACAACTATCTTGGACAGGCAAAATATTGCAGGGAAATCGGTTGAACAGTAGGCCAGTTAGGGCCAAAACAATAAAccaatttcaaacgaaaattaCTGATCAACTTAGGTGGTCCTAACTATTTGTAACCATCGAAAAAATAACGTTATAGCTTCTTAGAATAAATcaaacttttcttcttcttcttcttcttcctcttatGCGAGTGTGGATTGTATCCTCCTATGGCCGGTGATGCTTCGCTCTCCCGTTCATATTCAGAGGCTTACCTCACTCTACTTTGCCTTTCGACTTCTAAGAGTCATATCGGCGGCTTATTTTCTCGCTTAATGATCGCTTACGGCTGGTTATCGGTCAgttgtttggcttttttagaattctatcTTGTTCCTTTTTACATATCTTACTATTTCCTTAACATACTTTCCATCTTCATCCTTCCAATGCTTTTCTAGTGCTTCAAAAGATAGTCCTAGGGTTGGGTTATATTTGGAACATTCGAATATCATGTGTCTGGCTGTTTCTGGCACCTTGCAAAGTTCGCAATTTGCCTCGCTaacgattttcattttttctaacCAGTACTTTCCCAGGTCGTGCCCTGATATGATGCGATTCATTTTCCGTATTTCTGAGGCAGATAGGTCTATATTTCGGAGCCATggcattatttcaaaattattttgaaatttttcaaatttcttgccCTTCTCTGCGCACATGTCGCGATACCATTGTTTTGTGTCTTCTATCATTTTGGCTTTGGCCATGTTTATCGCGTCCAATCAAActtttcgaaataaaaaaacatgctcCTTTTCCTGTATGCCATGCTTAATCACCATCTACCAACAATGACGTGCGTGTAATATTGCTACCCCAAAAGCCACACACTCTGAAACGCCAACTGCAGTGTATACGAGCGTTGCGATACGATCGCCCAAAACGTACATACAAAAGCAAAGCCTGCATAGCACATTAACACGAAGGTGGCCCAATTACCCCAATGGTTTGGACTGCTAGCGTGAAAAGGTGTGTAATTTGCCATCGGCTCCACATCCATTTGCCAAACCATCACTCGCACATCCATTTGCTTccgtacaaacaaacacacgtgcCAAAAAGTGGCCCCATCGGAAGGCAGACACCCTTTGTCCAAAGAGGTATCACACCTATAGCATTTAATACCACCAGCATACCGCTATCGATTGCTCAGGAGTTGTCttttacagcaacaaaaataaaacgatgtCTAGAAAAAGTTCCTCTAACGTCATTCACTATCACAGGTAAAGCCTTTATCACAGCACTCGAAATGAATTACAAGCGTACCACATTGTTTCATTGTGAAATGTGAGCTGTTTtgagtgtttctttttattcttgttcATTAGGAAAACATACAGATAATGGGTGAGTAATAGCCGTGCATTTGACTCATGTACATGTAGAACTATTTTACAATATTGAACTGCATGTgatatgaataatttataaatagaaaaacaagacATGCATTGGGACtttgttttttaaaagcttcatttagaatattttattaagaCATATGtgaaagtaattaaatattttaaacttttatttttcaattaatcatTACATTTGGTGGTTGATGAAACGCTGTCATTTTCCAAGTATTCCCCAGCCTCAGGTCTATGCTTCAATCTAAATTCTCACACAACATGACTAAAAACTAGGCGTTGCCGTTGTGTTtaggtaaattaaattttaagaaaatatgcaaaccaattagaaaaaaaataattacttcCACAAATGCTATAACGAAACATTGCTTCCatcaaaaccgaaacaaactgAACAAATAAACCGTACCAAAACACCGACACCGAATCCTCAACGTGTCGTGTGGCGAGCATAAAACTCCCCCAATACTACCACCACATCCACTAGACCGAacgcacacaccaacaaccccCGGTGGTCCCGAGGCAAAAagccatcaacatcatcaggTGCCGGTACAACTTTATCGCGGCTTTCAGTGAGCAACGAACTTTCGATCGCGCAACACAGCGTCCACGGGTCTCGCTGGAAGGAGAAAACCGTCAACCGCTGGACTTACCAAGACTACCGCTAAAAGTGTACGAGTGCATCGAGTGCAGCTGCACTGTGAGATCATAAACAGGTATGGAGACCTTGCGAGTGAGAGCCCTTTTTCGGAAACTCGCTCACAGTGACGTAGAATTACCACACGGGAATGGGTGCAGACACAGAAGCGAAAAGGGAAAGTGATTCCAATAGGAAAAACGAAACCGGTGCACTGGGCACGATCGGCTGAAGATCGCTAGCGGGGCTAGATTCGCCAACTGACATGGAGTGAAAGTGATGAGCTGCTTTAGTGTATATGCgagtttctttttgtgtttgtgtactgtCCAAATGTGTTTTCATCATCTATTTTattgttaaacaatttttgatgTTCTCTAAAGTGTAACTATTCAGTGGTTCTATGCTCACGTGTCTGTTCAATTTAATTCGTTAATTTGCAGTTTAAGAAGTGGTGGTAGAgtttacaaaaacacacacacacatcaaaatGAACCCAAGTGGTAAGGGAGCCGGTCCGGAAGGGTTTCAAACGCAGCCATTAAATCAGCCACCATACCCTGCCCAATCTCCACCATACCCCGGCCAAGTGCCGGCAGCTGGCGGAGGATATCCGCATCCCACGGCCAACGTATCCAACTATGCTCATCCGCCACCTCCGCCACCGTACGATGCTAACTCAAACGTGATCCCACCACCACAGAATCCCGGCACAACCTATGTGCAAGGTAAACAGTTTAACCGTACATTCTTGTGGTGACCCAATGCATTAATCCTTGCACTCATTCATGTCTTGCGATGGTGTTTACAGTTGTAACCAGTCCACAGGTGGGACCAGACCCAGCCTCGATGGTGTGTCCCTCCTGTACCAAGCATGTGATCACGCGATTGGACTATGAAACATCTACCAAAACGCACATCGCAGCGGGCCTGCTATGCCTTTTCATGTAAGTAACTTTGACGTTTCGCACGTACATGGGTTTCCGTCTATCGTTGAACAATCTGACAAACAATCTACTCCATGGAATCTGCAGGCACACGCTGCCAAGATAACAAAACCCCAAAGCTTAACTTGATTATTCCAGAAAGATTAATGCCACTAGCTAGCGCGAATGATTATCAAACCGTTTAAAACAATGCTGTGTAGAATATTCTCAAagtcttgctttttttgtgataaTCCAATTAGAAAGGGCCTTCCTATAAACGTTACAATCTACAGCGTCAAGTCGTTGAACTATTCGCTTCTCAACTACGATTAGATGTCTAGAAAAGTTCCGGGTGAAACTGCCAAAACCGGATCTTAAGGGAAAAGAACATTGTTTcaacaaaaggaaagaaaaacaacaggcGCGAACGTGTCACCAACTCGCGACAACGATCGTGACGCTGTTTACAGATGGGTTTATGGCAGACGAGTCGTCTACGTTTACGAACGCCAAATCCGGTTTAGAATGAAGAGCATTAGGCGGTTCTAATAAAGCTTCGATGTTTTAGCATATCGCGAAACTTCTTATGCTAGAACCGTAACGTTTTGAAATTCGAGTATAGAAGTTTTCTAGACACTCGACATATTAGACGATCACAATAGTGGCAGTCTTGAGCTGGAGAACCGGTATGACTGTGTACAGTAAATATTTACCAGAAATATCTACGCTGCAAGAAATGAGTTCATGCATGAGCATGCACTATTGAGTTGGGGCGTTGTTGAACCAAGATAAACATAAAACCCCTCCACTCGAGTGGTAAGATGCGGACACTATTTCCTGTTATCTTGGCACCTTCCACTGCTGCATAGAGCAATCAAAACGACCAGCTCTCGCGCAACCTTTTCTCGGTGGATGGTTTATACACTTTGAGTAGGGAATTGCTTAATTACTCGAAATTCTGCTAGCTGTTTGCTaatttttacagtttttacATTACTTGTGAGTATTTTCAACCAGAATTCTAAGCGAATTTCTTatgaaacattaaaattttcgagaaaACAGGCGTGCATCGTtcgttttgaaatgaaattgcaGCAACCTGCTTTTCTAACTCATGCCAGTGCTAAGTACAAATGCGACTCTTTCGCTATCTTATCTTATTTACAAACCTACTTTTTACCCGTTTTCCCCCGTTTGCTCGTTGGCAGCAGTATGGTACGCTATTAGACGACGACAAAGAAGCTTTAGAGGTCAGTTGAACGGAGACAGATACAATGCTTTCAGTGCCACCAACCATTAGCACGCTGCGGTACAATgtgttcgatttgttttctctGCTTGAACCTGACATCGAAATGATAACGAATTTACTTTTGCACCCACACCCTACATTGCTACCTAAAATGTCATTACCAAGGGACAACAGGTGCACACCGTTGGGAAAGCCTCATTAAACGGAAATGTCCTACCCAATCTCAATCGTTCATATTGCACCATTTGCGATCGTTATTGTATTGTGCCCTGTGAGGTGGTCTGATTGATGGACGTGTTGGTGTGTGATGAATGGTACAGCAAATCGATCGACTGAACGTTGACAGGGCAGACACATTATCTATAAAGCTAAATTAATCCATCCTTCTTGGTGCACATACGGCGTTGTTTGCATTTGCCTAGACATTCACGTTCTTGGGTCCGTAATTAGAGTGAAgcaaatgaatgttttatatttttgttagaATATGAACCAAATAGAGAGCCATGCATTAAAAAACTTAGTctaattttcaagatttttttttcgatgataTTGTTGTCTTCTTTTTGACTTAAAGACCCTTCAAAAacaaggtcacgccggccatcgaatggcttactagacttgctgataactACGTACGTAGTTCTCCACGTAAGTCCTCAAACTATTGGGGAACGTTCCGGATAAGATTTGAACAcaggtcttgccgtttgaagaccgatgTCGttatcgcctacaccaccgcgCCGCAATTTTTCCAAACCATTTTGAATTGTACAATATCTCATCAATACTGAAAAAAGAAGTCTGACTAATAGAGGACCAATATCACCCATCGTACAGTATTAGATTGACGGTTTTAGAATCAATATGTTTTTATATTGACAGACTATCTGTCTCAAAGTCATTCCTGGTTAGATGAATATCGACAACGAGTTACGAATCACACTTCCCATGATTAGTACAAACTAATCCAAATCACCGAATGAACTGGAAATCCCAAATGTTCTCAGCATGCTCTATCGGAGAATTTTATCCAACAATTCGGATGTCAAGTGGGCATTATtctattattttaatatactcaatattccaaaacaaaactcgaTTCAAACATCATTAACAATAACTCATCTTCCCTCtgtgtttcccttttcttccACAGCTGTTGGCCATGCTTCTGGATACCGTACGTGATCGATTCGTGCAAGAACGCTAATCACTACTGCCCGAACTGTGGGGCCTACATCGGAACATACCGTGGTTAGAGCGGTCCGGTCTGTTCCACTATGGTTGCCATGtgtgacacaaacacaccccgCATTCATCAATCCTCCCGTAGTTGCGCACAACGCTCCCCAGTGCCCATTGGCCTCCAAaaaactattattattatgataaTCCCTGATACAAAGCTGGCAGCAAACGGTGCCATTGCGCAGAGTATTTGTGATGTAATACCCACCTTCTCCTCCCAGCAGTGTGTGCACACGCAAAAGAAGCCAAGGTGCGTCGCACTGCTGTTTGCGGCGAAGTGGCCGAAGGATGGGTTAACAAAagctgaataaaaaaaaaaaaaaagaaagtgccTGCAACGATAGCATATTTGTAAGAGTAGGTTGgtagaaaacataaacaaaacgagCAAGAGCAAGTGATCGATGGAGTGAGTGCATGCGAGCATAGCTTTTGTCAGGACGactgttattatttttattattatatattGAATGCCTGTTGATTTCTTCGTACGTGAAAATTGCATAATAAATGTATTTACATTATCAACTCTTCAAACACGAACCGGGTCGACGAGCAAgtattgcttattgaattgttttttttttaggtaaTGGACCTCTTCATTTGTACCGGTATACATAACATTGTGATGGGATTAAACCTTAACCAGTGAATTCACTTAACGAATTGATCGTAATTTATTAGGGTTTATGATCGAGTTCTAAGGAGTGATTCGGTGGCAGTGGCGTCTGCGTTGCCGGTCTTCTCACGGCAGGAttcgggttcaaatcccatccaggcGGGGATTCCTCGTAGAAGGAAAAAGACTTAGCCCAACAAACGCGGTTATCAATAATTGTCCAGTAAACCATTATTAGATGATCTCGGGTATATGACCTTAAGAAGTCATTaaaaaaccaagaagaaaacataatttcCCATCGATGCTTCTTGATCCTTGATCTGCGATTATCTTTTTAtctattaaataaatatcttaTAGAACCTTACAAATGTCAACTAAGGTTTGTGTCTTGGATTGCGCACACTTTGCTTTGAGGTGCATTTACTTTTGGTTTGACTTTgactttctcttcttttttaagCCCTTATCGACGCAATGTATTTCCCAACAATGTATGCCATGTATTTATTCCAAAAACCACATGGTTTCAAACAAAGATTGCCATTGGTTTTATGGCTTTCGGGTTGAAGCATGAAGCGATCGGTTTACGATCACCGAAAAAGATCCAAACATTTATTGAAAACCGCTGTCACACAATGTTTCAAAcgtaatgtttgtttgttgtatgtCACAAGTAATatgtttggaagaaaaatatgtaagCGAAAGACGTTCTGTTCTGGCTTCAGAACGATAAGAGTTTAAGTTAGTGTTTGTGAAAgatttcgttatttttttctctatgaAATGGTACTTACATACATTTATTCATGGTTCAAACATTAATTCTGTTGAAATTGTTCAAATACCTTACAATTTTTGACGTtaaatgtatattttattcaataacATAACTAATGGTAAGGTGGTTGGTAGTTTAAATTCCAAAAACAATTCACACAAACgggttttattcttttttttccaaatacaATAAACTCTAGCGACCCATCCCTAAGGTATGCACCCTAAGGTATTTCGTATTCCATCGGTACTGTAACTGTCGTCCTGATACTGTTCCCTATCttatctacaaaaaaaaaaaacgtgtcgcAATGTCGATTTGGTTTCgcgtctcgtttttttttttctttttcatcttaGGACTCATTTTCGGTCACAATCTGGTATTCTCAGCACGGTATTTACTGATAAACAATAATTAGCAGAGCGAACACATTcacgcaaaaaaacacaatcacatacacatacacacaaacactagcATAAAGATTTGTTGTAAGCTTTCTGTAACGTAACAGTGAATCGATCATCGGTGTCCTTTCGTTTACTTCCGGTACGTGCCAATAAAGGATCCACAGTTTGGACAGTAATGGTTAGCATCCCGGCAGGCCGTTGAACAGTAGGGTACGAACGCACATGGCCAGCACAGAAACAGACACAGCAAACCCGCACACAAATGCGTCTTGGTGGTGGTTTCATACTCTAGCCTCGTTACCACGGTCGCACGACAGGACGGACAGATGATGGTGGTCGGATCCGGACCGACCTGAGGGCTAGTAACGATCACTGTGGTCTCTGATGATCACCAGcgccggaaccggaaaaaaagaagaaaatagcaTTTTGGGCATCGATTATCGACAAAGTAATTGCGTACTACAGGATTAGAGCACAACAAGACCGACAGGTCTGTGACCAGATCTGCGCATCCCCCGCCTCTACGATCAGACAGGTTCCACGGCCAGATCCAGGAGTCAGGTAAACTCTTTGAAGCCAACAACGACCCAAAACCCAACCACAATTCCGAATAAAGTAACTGAACAAACATCAACACGACGTCACGTCACCAAGTAGTGTACGGAACTTACGCAACGATGGCGGTTCCTGGGTGTGCAAGCTAGCGGATTTGAACGGATCGGCCGTTGGCGTTTGCTGGTGGGGATAGGCAGCCGGCACGGGACGATTGATCTGATCGTACGGCGGTGGATCTGTCGCGCCCGCCCCATCTGACCCGAACGGTTGTTAGTAATGAGAGTAATCAAAGAACAATGTTCACACCATGCTGCACTCACCCATAATAGTTGTGGAAgtattctgcttttttttcttctacttctgcGAATCACCCGGTTTGATCTAGGCGTCCGACCAGCTCGTAACGTCAACTTCCCCAAACGAAATCGAACGATAAACTAACGCCCTTGGTACCGTCCGGAGCCACCTGCAGAAATATTGTCGTACTTGTCGACTAAATTATTTACCGGCCGAACACCGACGGACGGTTACGGAGCGGGTGCGGGGTTCGCGAGGGACGCAATAATCACAAGCGATAAGAGCGATAAGATTGCATGTTCGGTCACTTTTTCCCGACTCCGTACAGCATTGAAGCCGGTTAAATATTCAACTGACTGTGTTTGCTGTGCCATTGCTAGGTGTTATGATTCATTGATTTGCAAGTGAAACACGCACCCAAACACAGGCCGGATTTCGTTGGTGTTGAGAGCTTATGTAGGCGAGAAATGTCGTGTGTAGATTAGGCATTCCGTTGCAGACAAAATGTGGCGCTGCAGTGAAACTGTTACAATgacttcattcattcatttacaACTATTGCATTAgatgtgtgtatttgtacTTGCTAGCGACCAATATCAttatagaatttttttttaaaccacaaCTGTATTTACACTTCGATACATTCGGTAATCAAAATAAGCTTTGTAAGGATCGGTGACCCAGTAGCACTAAAGTTAACACAGCAGGACATTCACTAATCTTCGACTCAACATCCATACGCTGATAGCTCTGGCGGTTGCAGTATAATCACATCAGATTTGTTCTAAACTATTTATTTAATGATCAATTGATATGATTTTATGGTTTCATACAGTATATCGTATTTAAAACCTTcctaaaaattcaaaatacttTAACTATTGCTGGCTGAAAATTGCTTGAATCAATCTTACTTTGACTATTGCTAACTATATGCTTTGATTATGTTTACTTGCTTACCTACTTCCTTACTTTATCGTGCGCTACAATCAATTTGTGGACTCGGCCTGCCACAGCAGAGTTCGGAACTACTCACGGTCCCGCCcagtcgtccgccaatccgttaccccggccttgatggcggttgattccacgccatcttcccacctcaatctgggcctaccacggctcctctgtccgtgtggacggcctaaaagcactttctgagctggatcGTCTGGTGTCATGCCATGTccataacatggccagcccatcggagcctggcgagcctaattcgctgcattCGATTGAGGCTAAGAGGGCTTAGCCGCGCTCTAAGGACTAAGAGGGCTTGGATGatcagggcgttcgggataattttgacagttacatttttgtttataactcgtgatggagttggcataaggaaaacaagcaatacgtcattcaaCAGCTAAAAGTgcacggaacaagcagcgaaaacatctcgtgataaaaaatgccaaaaaagagtacattgtggaagcggatcacatgcatcatgatgatccgcgccggacgcgacaaccgccgacacagttaacacccagaacaaccggtggctggcttactgcccggcggacgtggcACGGCTGCcacaaaccaagttcccccagacggtgatggtgttttcctgcgtgtcatcggaaggggacggctgaggctgaacgcggccgggtacatttccatgctggacaccatcgtaaagccttggatcacgagagtggccaacggcagaccgtacgtgttccaacaggattccgctccgtgccatacagcctccaaaacgataaagtggttggcggccaatttcaacgccttcaccgcgccgaatgtgtggcctcccagctccccggatcttaatccaatggattatttcgtgtggggcgcggtggaacgggacaccaacagaacctccagcaacaccaaggccgAGCCGATGGCGAaaatcaggtccgttttcgcggccctaccccgcgaaactgtcgccagggcttgttcccggttccggagacgggtggaggccgtaatagaagccgagggcggatattttgaataaaatgaataaaatacatggtaagctactatttctaaaacaaaaaaaaattccccgatgattaattttgccataattttttttttctttctccgtaggtgactgtcaaaattatcccgaacgccctgtatgTTTAGTGTATTGAAAGTGATCATCGTCCATGgactttttgtttataaaataaGCACAAACTTAAAACATGGATcaacaggaaaataaatagGTCAAAATGATGCATCCAGCAATAAAGAACAATTTAACAACATTCATGAACTTAAATTGATTGCTGATATATATATCAAAATATCTGTTTTACTTCAACAAATTATGAAGGTTTACACCAAATATGCGTCCTCCAGTTCTCAGTAGCAGCACATGGTGAATAGAGTTAAGACCTTGAAATCGAAAACAGTTGAGAATATACCTTATAAAACAATCGTCTTGTTTCCAGAACTTGAGAACATGAGTGGGTGTCTACTTTGTGGATTTCCAGACGTGTATAAGATATGCAAATAAATGAGTTCCCCATTCATCGGTTTGATTAGGTGTCACGTCCCTTCCAATGAACTTAGTTAATACGCAGACTCAAATATGCATTTTATCCCTTCTAACAAATATATTTATCAATTAGAAATACATTAACCTTATCTGAAACTAATTGGTCCATGCGTAAACCTTCCGCGCGTGCCATCCAAACGCATCGATTCAAAAACATGATTCATCGGCGGATGGAAAATGACTAATAATAGCTAAACACAGAGCAAATCTTTGCGCGGGAACGATTCATACGCTATTGAACAGAACATCGCAATGGTCGTATTTTGATAGCTCTTATCGCCGCGCTCCGTGAGAACTATCTTATTTAAACGCGATAGATGAATCACCATCCTTTTGAGGCTATATAGCAAAGTGtaagagtgtgtttgtgtgtttgttatcACAACATTGGAGTTGTACGTTTCTGTGCTGCTAGTGAAAAGTGTTGGCAGCTAATAAAGCTGAGtttgtttataaaatttt encodes the following:
- the LOC126560615 gene encoding lipopolysaccharide-induced tumor necrosis factor-alpha factor homolog — protein: MEQPFGSDGAGATDPPPYDQINRPVPAAYPHQQTPTADPFKSASLHTQEPPSLQTTVIVTSPQVGPDPTTIICPSCRATVVTRLEYETTTKTHLCAGLLCLFLCWPCAFVPYCSTACRDANHYCPNCGSFIGTYRK
- the LOC126565540 gene encoding lipopolysaccharide-induced tumor necrosis factor-alpha factor homolog — its product is MNPSGKGAGPEGFQTQPLNQPPYPAQSPPYPGQVPAAGGGYPHPTANVSNYAHPPPPPPYDANSNVIPPPQNPGTTYVQVVTSPQVGPDPASMVCPSCTKHVITRLDYETSTKTHIAAGLLCLFICWPCFWIPYVIDSCKNANHYCPNCGAYIGTYRG